In a genomic window of Infirmifilum sp. NZ:
- a CDS encoding 30S ribosomal protein S6e codes for MPEFKLVISDPATGKAEQVEVKGDQAARLIGLKIGDIVDGALIGRPGVKLQIRGGSGRAGEPMRPDIPGARKGYFLLSGPPGYRPREKGERRRKYVRGNTITDDIVQINLVVLHGEEATQKN; via the coding sequence ATGCCTGAGTTCAAGCTGGTAATCTCTGACCCTGCAACCGGTAAGGCTGAGCAGGTGGAAGTGAAGGGAGACCAGGCCGCTAGACTCATAGGGCTTAAAATCGGAGATATAGTAGATGGAGCTCTCATCGGCAGGCCGGGCGTTAAGTTGCAGATAAGGGGTGGCTCTGGAAGGGCGGGCGAGCCCATGAGGCCGGACATTCCCGGAGCGAGGAAGGGTTATTTTCTCCTCTCAGGGCCCCCAGGCTACCGGCCGAGGGAGAAGGGCGAGCGCAGGCGCAAATACGTTAGGGGTAATACCATCACAGACGACATAGTTCAGATAAACCTCGTTGTCTTGCACGGTGAAGAGGCCACTCAAAAGAACTAA
- a CDS encoding NMD3-related protein → MEEVRAKLKSTNPESITATIMQRMLICPVCGRRVDKLVEGVCEECYRREHPLAEPKVKRLEVEVCRSCGALRFRKGKWHSDVGDLEVEIAREASRLLRFRGYVSGVEAELSKDLSLLTLKVRGKALPGLAGEYVEEYVLGVSVARTICEACLGQVSKKKAALVQVRAKDRKFSQSELRELAKQVEEGISELALRDSSVIPVEVEEKPEGLDIYFSSYSAARRVAELLSRRMYVEVLETAKLIGIDDSGREKYKRTIRLLLPSFKAGDVVRFNGGVFYVLGVTARHVELLNLESYAVTRLYLSHEFTSRVEVLAHVDELPEAIAVSTHGDFIQIMELGSYRTLEVRLISPDAAELLTSQERLKIYWEGEKAYIIPIQGTHRGAARSRA, encoded by the coding sequence GTGGAGGAGGTGAGGGCAAAGCTAAAAAGCACTAACCCGGAAAGTATCACTGCTACAATCATGCAAAGAATGCTGATTTGCCCAGTCTGCGGCAGGCGTGTCGACAAGCTGGTAGAAGGTGTTTGCGAAGAGTGCTACCGCAGAGAGCACCCGCTCGCCGAGCCTAAAGTAAAGCGCTTAGAGGTGGAGGTTTGCAGGAGCTGTGGGGCGCTGAGATTCAGGAAAGGTAAGTGGCACTCCGACGTCGGGGATCTGGAGGTCGAAATCGCTCGGGAAGCTTCGAGGCTTCTGAGGTTTAGAGGCTATGTCAGCGGGGTCGAGGCCGAGTTATCTAAAGACCTCTCGCTGCTGACGCTCAAGGTTAGGGGTAAAGCTCTTCCGGGGCTCGCCGGCGAGTACGTAGAGGAGTACGTACTCGGTGTCTCGGTTGCGAGAACTATCTGTGAGGCTTGTCTAGGTCAGGTCTCCAAGAAGAAGGCCGCTCTTGTTCAGGTGAGGGCTAAGGACAGGAAATTTTCCCAGTCAGAGCTCCGGGAGCTGGCTAAGCAGGTTGAAGAAGGAATTTCGGAGCTCGCCTTAAGGGACTCTAGCGTTATTCCCGTGGAGGTTGAAGAGAAGCCGGAGGGGCTTGACATCTACTTCTCAAGTTACAGTGCAGCCAGGCGGGTTGCTGAATTGCTGTCACGCAGGATGTACGTCGAGGTCCTAGAGACAGCTAAGCTCATAGGTATCGATGACAGCGGGCGGGAGAAGTACAAGAGAACAATAAGGCTCCTGCTCCCGAGCTTCAAGGCGGGTGATGTGGTGAGGTTCAATGGTGGCGTCTTCTACGTGCTTGGTGTGACTGCTAGGCACGTAGAGTTGCTGAACCTTGAAAGCTACGCGGTCACGCGCCTCTACCTGAGTCATGAGTTCACCTCAAGAGTGGAGGTTCTAGCGCACGTTGACGAGCTACCGGAAGCTATCGCCGTATCTACCCACGGCGACTTCATTCAGATTATGGAGCTGGGGTCCTACAGAACATTGGAAGTGCGCTTAATCTCGCCAGACGCCGCCGAGCTCTTGACCAGCCAAGAAAGGCTGAAGATATATTGGGAGGGAGAGAAGGCTTATATTATACCGATCCAAGGTACTCATCGAGGAGCAGCTCGATCGCGTGCCTAA
- a CDS encoding DUF424 domain-containing protein, which yields MKRISVKVHSSGGYTVVAMCDEDLLGSEVNHGRVKIRFTEEFFGGILVDSNSPELESLLARADSITAFGKTCIEYLARIFPTVPEAVLEVGGIPYIQIFRMPFE from the coding sequence GTGAAGCGGATATCGGTCAAGGTTCACAGTAGCGGTGGCTACACCGTCGTAGCGATGTGCGACGAGGATTTGCTGGGTAGCGAGGTCAACCACGGTAGAGTAAAGATCAGGTTTACGGAGGAGTTCTTTGGGGGGATTCTAGTCGACTCGAACTCTCCTGAGCTTGAAAGTTTGCTTGCGCGCGCGGACAGCATCACGGCCTTCGGTAAGACATGCATCGAGTACCTTGCCAGGATTTTTCCAACAGTGCCCGAAGCTGTGCTCGAGGTGGGCGGCATCCCTTACATACAGATTTTCAGAATGCCGTTCGAATAG
- a CDS encoding ATPase domain-containing protein, whose product MLNRKKQVQPPVEEEQVEPVPVQEEIVQEQHVDLVRGRAGYELVKTGIEGLDERVGGLLRGRSYLVTGETGTGKTLFSMTFLIKGAMMGEPGIYVLVDEDYEDFAKGAYDFGWDIESLISQGLLSVLTLMPDFVEKLKNKPASVVVDSIVSGILSEAVRIKARRLVIDPIAPLMVNEGDVAWAREYIKSLIINLEKRIGTTNIIVSEIPTGSTALSRFGVEEFLAAGVFVLGLERVKNTFYRTLFIRKMRWRPVPPDIFVFDIVQGKGIVVRDKLSKIVATSQP is encoded by the coding sequence ATGCTTAACCGTAAGAAGCAAGTTCAACCACCCGTAGAGGAGGAGCAAGTTGAGCCTGTTCCGGTCCAGGAGGAGATAGTGCAGGAGCAACACGTAGACCTTGTGCGAGGCAGAGCGGGTTACGAGCTCGTGAAAACAGGGATTGAGGGCCTCGACGAGAGGGTTGGCGGGCTCCTGCGGGGGAGGTCTTACCTTGTCACGGGCGAGACAGGCACGGGCAAGACGCTCTTCTCGATGACTTTCTTGATAAAAGGTGCTATGATGGGTGAGCCAGGAATCTACGTGCTGGTCGACGAGGACTACGAGGACTTCGCAAAAGGAGCCTACGATTTCGGCTGGGACATCGAGTCGCTCATAAGCCAGGGGCTCCTCAGCGTCCTCACCCTAATGCCCGATTTCGTCGAGAAGCTAAAGAACAAGCCTGCAAGCGTCGTAGTGGATTCCATAGTGAGCGGCATCCTAAGCGAGGCCGTGAGAATAAAGGCTAGGAGGCTCGTCATCGATCCGATAGCCCCGCTTATGGTGAATGAGGGAGACGTCGCGTGGGCGCGCGAGTATATTAAGAGCCTTATCATAAACCTCGAAAAGAGGATCGGAACAACCAACATCATAGTCTCAGAGATACCCACTGGAAGCACAGCCCTAAGCCGCTTCGGCGTGGAGGAGTTTCTGGCTGCAGGCGTCTTCGTGCTGGGGCTCGAGAGAGTCAAGAACACTTTCTACCGCACCCTCTTCATAAGGAAGATGAGATGGCGCCCCGTCCCCCCCGATATCTTCGTTTTCGATATAGTGCAGGGTAAAGGAATTGTTGTGAGGGACAAGCTATCCAAAATAGTAGCGACGAGTCAGCCCTGA
- a CDS encoding B12-binding domain-containing radical SAM protein: MDVAEINAVRKRYRRGMLKVGLIYPSFYRVAADSLAFQMLYYYLNSQEDVIAERFVLNDDGSPRVVSLESQSPLRSFDVVLISVHYELDFANILRFILASALPLRSRERDKPLFMAGGPPVIANPTPLSEYIDVLAVGEIEEIVPSFLDALRSTRDERKALLDSLAPDRGFYVPELHEGEEVSFIFARSLLREFHPVAQFQPAQDRNWRRRTAIETSRGCFRGCRFCLEGRIFNVVRERDVGDVIGIALEGREANGSSFVKLVSLSFFDHSRADNILEALVEEGFEFSVPSLRAETLNEKRLEMIRLGGQKTLTVAPETGSKELAMRIGKYLSLERVTEVAQTARKLGFTGLKVYLMVGLPGEDEGSLDETVSYILRLSGASGFKGERELKITVSPFVPKPHTPLQDQAFVGLEEARRRIQYLRRRLAGLADVRAYDPRLALIQTVISRGDAHVGKALAEWARIGGGLGSWRKAVAGAGLDLRKYLGEQQPPHPWDFIRLQPRAIRLKLSQ; this comes from the coding sequence TTGGATGTAGCAGAGATCAACGCCGTGCGCAAGCGGTACCGGAGAGGGATGCTTAAAGTGGGGTTGATTTACCCTTCTTTCTACCGCGTAGCCGCCGACTCACTGGCTTTCCAGATGCTGTACTACTACCTCAACTCGCAGGAGGACGTCATCGCCGAGCGGTTCGTGCTTAACGACGACGGATCACCGCGGGTGGTTAGCCTCGAGAGCCAATCCCCCCTGAGATCATTCGACGTGGTGCTCATCTCCGTGCACTACGAGCTAGACTTTGCCAACATCTTACGCTTCATCTTAGCCTCAGCGCTACCTCTAAGATCCCGCGAAAGAGATAAGCCGCTCTTCATGGCTGGAGGCCCTCCCGTTATCGCGAACCCCACACCCCTGTCCGAGTACATCGACGTCCTCGCAGTCGGGGAGATAGAGGAGATCGTGCCTTCATTCCTAGACGCTCTCAGGAGCACTCGAGATGAGAGGAAGGCACTTCTAGATAGCCTTGCTCCTGATAGGGGTTTCTACGTCCCCGAGCTCCACGAAGGTGAGGAGGTCTCGTTTATCTTCGCTCGAAGCCTCCTACGGGAGTTCCATCCAGTCGCTCAATTCCAGCCCGCTCAGGACCGTAACTGGAGGAGGCGCACGGCGATTGAGACAAGCCGGGGCTGCTTCAGAGGCTGCAGGTTCTGCCTCGAGGGTAGGATATTCAACGTGGTGAGGGAGAGAGATGTTGGAGATGTTATCGGCATAGCGCTCGAGGGCCGCGAGGCTAACGGGTCGTCCTTTGTGAAGCTCGTGAGCCTCTCCTTCTTCGACCACAGCAGGGCAGACAATATACTCGAGGCTCTCGTCGAAGAGGGCTTCGAATTCTCAGTGCCGAGCCTGCGGGCGGAGACGCTTAACGAGAAGCGGCTGGAGATGATAAGGCTTGGGGGCCAGAAGACCTTGACGGTAGCTCCGGAGACAGGGTCTAAGGAGCTCGCCATGCGGATAGGCAAGTACCTTAGCCTAGAAAGGGTCACCGAAGTTGCGCAAACAGCTAGAAAGTTGGGCTTCACAGGGCTCAAGGTCTACCTAATGGTGGGCCTGCCGGGGGAGGACGAGGGCAGCCTCGACGAGACTGTCTCCTACATACTCAGGCTTTCCGGCGCCAGCGGCTTTAAGGGTGAGAGAGAGCTCAAGATCACGGTTAGCCCGTTCGTGCCTAAACCCCACACACCCCTACAAGACCAGGCATTCGTGGGCCTGGAGGAAGCTAGGAGGCGGATACAGTACCTCAGGAGGAGGCTTGCCGGGCTCGCAGACGTGAGAGCCTACGACCCGAGGCTTGCCCTGATTCAAACGGTCATCTCGCGTGGCGATGCGCACGTCGGAAAAGCGCTAGCCGAGTGGGCTAGGATAGGTGGGGGGCTTGGATCATGGCGCAAGGCTGTAGCCGGTGCCGGTCTCGATCTGAGGAAGTACCTAGGAGAGCAGCAACCCCCTCACCCGTGGGACTTCATCAGGCTGCAACCTAGGGCGATAAGGCTAAAGCTCTCTCAGTGA
- a CDS encoding HD domain-containing protein, whose amino-acid sequence MKFSREIYDEVHGFIDLTETEERLLHHCALARLSRIKQLGPAYHVYPSATHTRLSHSLGAMHLSDRLFVSAVGEDTYGRQLVRLAGLLHDVGHMPFSHALPGDHERFTREIISSMLGDEVAEYFPELLEILSGRHKYSPIIASEIDADRLDYLLRDAHHLGLPYRMVDLERLLRSARLVRVNGAWELVFKASAETAVEALLLTRLELFRRVYFHKHVSGFEALLARIYQEMPERSIVEPPKELIVSGRWCYFDDCTLIEIMKNLSRSGGWLAEASRMFLRGEFLHMVFEAPYASGVTLDELSDVVAKCPAPEEWVFLHTPKLVPMKDPSRVMLDLDGEVKRAAELQGSLLEKLAGYVYTAIRVYTRAEYAESLRGCLKKSLREL is encoded by the coding sequence GTGAAGTTTTCGCGAGAGATATACGATGAAGTTCACGGCTTTATCGACTTGACGGAAACTGAGGAAAGGCTTCTCCACCACTGCGCTCTCGCACGGCTCAGCCGCATTAAGCAGCTGGGACCGGCGTACCACGTCTATCCATCTGCCACGCACACGCGTCTATCCCACTCGCTCGGGGCGATGCACCTATCAGATAGGTTATTCGTCTCGGCTGTAGGCGAAGACACGTATGGCAGGCAACTAGTTCGTCTGGCCGGCCTCCTCCATGATGTGGGTCACATGCCGTTCTCCCACGCGCTCCCAGGCGACCACGAGAGGTTCACCCGAGAGATTATAAGTAGCATGCTGGGGGACGAGGTCGCCGAGTATTTTCCTGAGCTCTTGGAAATCCTGAGCGGCAGGCACAAGTATTCGCCGATTATAGCCTCGGAGATCGACGCGGACCGGCTCGACTATCTTTTGCGGGACGCTCACCACCTCGGCTTGCCATACCGCATGGTTGACCTCGAGCGCTTGCTCAGAAGCGCGAGGCTAGTGAGGGTCAACGGTGCGTGGGAGCTTGTTTTTAAAGCCAGCGCAGAGACCGCAGTGGAAGCCCTGCTGCTGACGCGGCTGGAGCTTTTCCGGCGGGTTTATTTCCACAAACACGTGTCGGGCTTTGAGGCCCTCCTGGCGAGAATTTACCAGGAGATGCCTGAGAGGAGCATTGTTGAGCCACCGAAAGAGCTTATCGTGAGCGGGAGGTGGTGCTACTTCGACGACTGCACACTGATAGAGATCATGAAGAATCTTTCCAGGAGTGGGGGCTGGCTAGCGGAGGCCTCGCGCATGTTCCTTAGAGGAGAGTTCCTGCACATGGTCTTCGAGGCACCCTACGCGTCGGGTGTCACGCTCGACGAGCTTAGCGATGTCGTGGCCAAGTGCCCTGCCCCCGAGGAATGGGTTTTCCTCCATACCCCCAAGCTTGTCCCAATGAAAGACCCCTCGAGAGTAATGCTTGATCTGGACGGGGAAGTGAAGCGGGCCGCGGAGCTGCAGGGGAGTCTGCTGGAGAAGCTAGCGGGCTACGTCTACACTGCAATTAGGGTGTATACGAGAGCAGAGTACGCAGAGAGCCTCAGAGGGTGCTTGAAAAAATCACTGAGAGAGCTTTAG
- the dnaG gene encoding DNA primase DnaG, which translates to MGGLPVTAKYVIKARMTVSGVVEKHDIIGAIFGHSEGLLGRELDLRELQKVGRIGRIEVSTREQDGKLIAEIEIPSNLDMAETAIIAATIESIDKVGPYNAVTEIVDIEDVRAEKRRKIIERAVELYKKLASTVPESKELVEELLERVRTAEVIEWGEERLPAGPEVDTSDTLIIVEGRADVLNLLKHGYRNVIAIGGATVPASLKELCKKKKEVILFVDGDRGGELIARNALNVLDIDFIARAPSGREVEELTGKEIARALQNKVPAKEFLESLERERRQTKEVKAEVVIPPSKLIKAAKNNPPVAKEVFVPQEVVNAIEQLKGTLEAVMYDSEWREIARVPVKEVVDKLKDLDGVAHIVLDGIITQRLVDTAFSKGVKTLIGVRVGEIIRKPEDLTIATFQLVRPLQNESSEQQQSSS; encoded by the coding sequence ATGGGTGGGTTACCTGTAACTGCTAAGTACGTGATCAAAGCCCGAATGACGGTATCAGGGGTCGTAGAGAAGCACGACATAATCGGCGCTATATTTGGACACAGCGAGGGGCTACTAGGGCGGGAGCTCGACCTTAGAGAGTTGCAAAAAGTTGGTAGGATTGGAAGGATAGAGGTAAGCACGCGGGAGCAGGACGGCAAGCTGATCGCGGAGATCGAGATCCCCTCAAACTTAGACATGGCCGAGACAGCCATAATCGCCGCCACTATCGAGAGCATAGACAAGGTTGGACCCTACAACGCGGTTACGGAGATCGTCGACATAGAAGATGTAAGGGCTGAGAAAAGGCGCAAAATCATTGAGCGCGCGGTAGAGCTATACAAGAAGCTGGCCAGCACAGTTCCCGAGTCTAAGGAGCTCGTAGAGGAGCTTCTCGAAAGGGTAAGGACAGCCGAGGTTATAGAGTGGGGAGAGGAGAGGCTCCCCGCGGGCCCAGAGGTTGATACCTCTGATACACTCATTATCGTCGAGGGTAGGGCTGACGTCCTCAACCTGCTTAAGCATGGGTACAGGAACGTGATAGCGATAGGCGGAGCGACGGTGCCCGCCAGTCTAAAGGAGCTCTGCAAAAAGAAGAAGGAGGTCATCCTTTTCGTGGACGGCGACAGAGGCGGTGAGCTCATAGCCAGAAACGCGCTCAACGTCTTAGACATCGACTTCATCGCCAGAGCACCAAGCGGCCGCGAGGTTGAAGAGCTAACAGGTAAGGAGATCGCACGAGCCCTCCAAAACAAGGTGCCCGCGAAGGAGTTCTTGGAGAGTTTAGAGAGGGAGAGGAGGCAGACAAAGGAGGTTAAAGCGGAGGTTGTAATACCTCCGTCAAAACTGATCAAAGCCGCGAAGAACAACCCTCCGGTAGCAAAAGAGGTTTTCGTCCCTCAGGAAGTCGTGAACGCGATCGAGCAACTGAAGGGCACGCTTGAGGCTGTGATGTACGACAGTGAGTGGAGGGAGATAGCGCGTGTGCCAGTGAAAGAGGTCGTGGACAAGTTAAAGGACCTCGACGGTGTCGCGCATATTGTACTGGACGGGATAATAACTCAAAGGCTCGTAGACACGGCCTTTTCAAAGGGCGTTAAAACGCTGATTGGTGTTAGAGTGGGCGAGATTATCAGAAAGCCTGAAGACCTTACGATAGCAACCTTCCAACTCGTTAGGCCTTTACAGAACGAGAGCTCAGAACAGCAACAAAGTAGCTCATAA
- a CDS encoding 50S ribosomal protein L24e yields MPKMVYCNFCKRPIKPGEGLMYVRLDGTVERYCSSKCFKSAVKLHRNPRRTKWVIKSAQ; encoded by the coding sequence ATGCCAAAGATGGTGTATTGCAACTTCTGCAAGAGGCCTATCAAGCCTGGAGAGGGGTTAATGTACGTACGACTAGACGGCACTGTGGAAAGGTACTGCTCTTCTAAGTGCTTCAAAAGCGCTGTGAAGCTACACAGGAACCCGAGGAGGACAAAGTGGGTTATAAAGAGCGCGCAGTAG